One stretch of Chroococcidiopsis sp. CCMEE 29 DNA includes these proteins:
- a CDS encoding IS4 family transposase, whose protein sequence is MLPRFYQTHLQKQLSANQYILLNLLVELLQGQKQVRLERLAANLPLPILFESRRRQLQRFLISPKLTISSIWFVLIKYLLMSYFSTSKELIVVVDRTQWRELNILMVSLVWNQRAIPLNWQFLSRKGNSNFAQQQALFTIVLPLLKDYKVTVLGDREFCSVELGQWLENQGLSICLRLKSNEYIRRQNEFTHQLKQLGLKPGMSIFFAGVNVTKQLGFNQFNVACKWKRNYRQKQMTEGWFLLTNLPTVRAAITAYQQRSGIECMFRDCKSGGYNLEGCHAIEVRLSAIVLLIAIAYTSAIIQGIDLRNSKVERYICRPKEPGRIQRRHSNFWVGLYAQPWLNNLHLSVDLVGQWMRSNRNKQLYYQRGLAAIDLLQPTF, encoded by the coding sequence ATGCTGCCTAGATTCTATCAGACTCATCTGCAAAAACAACTGAGTGCGAATCAATACATCCTACTGAATCTCCTAGTTGAACTACTTCAAGGTCAAAAACAAGTTCGGCTGGAAAGACTTGCTGCTAATCTACCGTTACCGATTCTATTTGAGAGCCGTCGTCGCCAGTTGCAAAGGTTTTTAATATCTCCCAAGCTGACAATTTCATCGATTTGGTTTGTGCTGATCAAGTACTTACTAATGAGTTACTTTTCAACTAGCAAAGAGTTGATTGTTGTAGTAGACCGAACACAGTGGCGGGAGTTAAATATATTAATGGTGAGCTTAGTTTGGAATCAGCGAGCTATTCCCTTAAATTGGCAATTTTTATCGCGTAAGGGCAATAGTAACTTTGCTCAGCAACAAGCGTTATTTACCATAGTGTTACCGCTACTTAAAGACTACAAAGTTACAGTTTTAGGCGACCGTGAGTTTTGTTCAGTTGAACTGGGTCAATGGCTAGAGAATCAAGGGCTATCAATTTGTCTGCGCTTAAAGAGCAATGAATATATTCGTCGTCAAAACGAGTTTACACACCAGTTAAAGCAATTAGGATTAAAACCAGGGATGTCAATTTTCTTTGCTGGAGTCAATGTAACTAAGCAACTTGGATTTAACCAGTTTAACGTAGCCTGCAAATGGAAACGAAACTACCGCCAAAAACAAATGACAGAAGGCTGGTTTTTATTAACTAATTTGCCAACCGTTCGAGCTGCTATAACTGCTTATCAACAACGTAGTGGAATTGAGTGTATGTTCCGCGACTGTAAAAGTGGTGGCTATAATCTTGAAGGATGCCATGCAATTGAAGTGCGTTTATCTGCAATTGTTTTACTTATTGCTATTGCTTATACCAGTGCAATTATTCAAGGTATAGACCTCAGAAATTCAAAAGTTGAGCGTTATATTTGTCGTCCAAAAGAACCTGGACGAATTCAGCGTCGTCATAGCAACTTTTGGGTAGGTTTGTATGCTCAACCTTGGCTAAATAATCTTCACTTATCTGTTGATTTAGTAGGTCAGTGGATGCGGAGCAATCGCAATAAACAACTCTATTATCAGCGAGGTTTGGCAGCTATAGACTTGCTCCAGCCTACGTTCTAG
- a CDS encoding ParA family protein, producing the protein MQSSTKFITLTSFKGGVGKTTSAICLSCLFSERGRVMLIDSDPNRSATMWASSQNLPFHVATENTATRLMAKNHFDFVVIDTPARPAEAEMKELVEGCDLLLLPTTPDSLSMKAMALTTQSLPKGTNYYVLLTMVPPPPQKDGEDAFKALHEKEYPVIKHGIKLLKVYKDAAALGLPVKSVKGGKKAWRDWIELAKLSPISELLNSVTS; encoded by the coding sequence GTGCAATCAAGTACAAAATTTATTACTTTGACCTCTTTTAAAGGGGGCGTAGGAAAAACAACTAGTGCTATCTGTCTGAGTTGCCTATTCTCTGAACGTGGACGGGTTATGCTTATCGATTCTGACCCAAATCGTTCAGCTACTATGTGGGCAAGTTCCCAAAACTTGCCTTTTCATGTCGCAACTGAAAATACAGCAACTAGACTGATGGCAAAAAATCACTTTGATTTTGTCGTTATTGACACCCCAGCCCGGCCTGCTGAAGCTGAGATGAAGGAGCTAGTTGAAGGATGCGATCTACTGCTACTACCCACAACTCCTGATTCGCTGTCTATGAAAGCGATGGCGTTAACTACCCAAAGTTTACCTAAAGGAACCAACTACTACGTTCTCTTAACGATGGTTCCGCCTCCTCCTCAGAAAGATGGGGAAGATGCCTTCAAGGCACTGCACGAAAAAGAGTACCCTGTGATAAAACATGGAATTAAATTACTTAAGGTGTATAAAGATGCAGCCGCATTAGGGTTGCCTGTCAAAAGTGTGAAGGGAGGTAAAAAAGCATGGCGAGATTGGATAGAACTAGCAAAACTCAGTCCGATATCAGAGTTGCTAAATTCCGTGACATCCTAA
- a CDS encoding ParB/RepB/Spo0J family partition protein — MARLDRTSKTQSDIRVAKFRDILNFNIEDVEEDLPNEGQEVEANLEGKQQVSLQEIHLPKQQPRRYFDPQKMKQLIQSVKEHGILEPLLVRPLLAGGYELVAGERRYRAAKEAGLTKLPVVVRELSNEEALQLALIENLQREDLNPIEETEGILQLLALKLGITVQEVAPLLYKMQNAIAGRVTDNVISNSESEIVKGVFNGLGLMEWESFTANRLPLLRLPEDLLEALRQGRIAYTKAQAISRVKDEVQRQALLEIAISESLSLAQIKERISKLSNANDISGNGKPLPLKTRIDVAYHLVKKSKIWDDPKKQKQLEKLLAELERLASLE; from the coding sequence ATGGCGAGATTGGATAGAACTAGCAAAACTCAGTCCGATATCAGAGTTGCTAAATTCCGTGACATCCTAAACTTCAACATAGAAGATGTGGAAGAAGATTTGCCAAATGAAGGTCAAGAAGTTGAAGCCAACTTAGAAGGCAAGCAGCAAGTTAGTCTGCAAGAAATTCACCTACCAAAGCAGCAGCCGCGCCGCTATTTTGATCCACAGAAAATGAAACAACTGATCCAGTCAGTTAAAGAACATGGCATTTTGGAACCCCTACTAGTGCGACCCCTTCTGGCTGGAGGATATGAGTTGGTAGCAGGAGAAAGACGCTATCGTGCTGCAAAAGAAGCAGGTTTAACAAAGTTACCTGTTGTAGTACGCGAATTAAGTAATGAAGAAGCACTGCAATTAGCGTTAATTGAGAATTTACAAAGAGAAGATCTTAATCCAATTGAAGAAACAGAAGGTATTTTGCAATTGTTAGCCTTGAAACTAGGAATTACTGTGCAGGAGGTAGCACCTTTACTCTATAAGATGCAAAATGCTATAGCTGGAAGAGTTACTGATAACGTTATCAGTAACTCAGAATCTGAAATCGTCAAAGGGGTCTTTAATGGCTTGGGTCTGATGGAATGGGAATCCTTCACAGCAAACCGCTTGCCCTTACTCAGGTTGCCTGAAGATCTCCTTGAAGCTCTACGCCAAGGTCGTATTGCCTATACAAAAGCTCAGGCGATCTCAAGAGTGAAAGATGAAGTTCAACGGCAAGCCTTATTAGAGATAGCAATCAGCGAAAGCTTATCTCTAGCTCAAATCAAAGAGCGTATTAGTAAGCTCTCTAATGCCAATGATATTTCTGGTAATGGCAAACCGTTGCCACTCAAAACTCGCATAGATGTAGCGTATCATTTAGTCAAAAAATCTAAAATCTGGGATGACCCGAAAAAGCAAAAGCAACTGGAGAAGTTGTTGGCTGAGTTGGAAAGGTTAGCTTCTCTAGAATGA